A genomic stretch from Neomonachus schauinslandi chromosome 16, ASM220157v2, whole genome shotgun sequence includes:
- the PYDC2 gene encoding pyrin domain-containing protein 2, which translates to MEPSAQLGFSLQPLLEQLSQVELSQFKSLLRPLSLQDEL; encoded by the coding sequence ATGGAACCTTCTGCACAGCTGGGTTTCAGCCTGCAGCCCCTCCTGGAGCAGCTCAGCCAGGTTGAGCTGAGCCAGTTCAAGTCTCTGTTGAGGCCCCTTTCCCTGCAAGATGAGTTATAG